In Terriglobales bacterium, one DNA window encodes the following:
- a CDS encoding DUF4141 domain-containing protein yields MKSGRLCCLVLLSVALFASSAHAQWTVFDPTNYANAVKEFKQLQDMYTTAVQTRDQIIDAYNLAYQMSRMPQNLYQRYKSDFSQWTNLSAPNTYGNTSAWIDALDLGSPSRALAAYENAVIQPDTYPEISLSAQDAPTQAAIKNQYATSEIGQGTLTSTLSTLGTIRSNSQAFAQKLANLESDTFSTDPTQQTEMAVLGKINTATLLQIRSQQDTNQILAASVAHQALADKQRMDEQNRLINQAVYFQQNFNVTMQHVSGGVSDAIRSISLSTNAH; encoded by the coding sequence ATGAAATCAGGAAGGCTTTGCTGTCTCGTTTTGCTGTCCGTCGCACTGTTTGCCTCTTCAGCGCACGCGCAATGGACTGTCTTTGATCCCACCAACTACGCCAATGCCGTCAAGGAGTTCAAGCAGCTTCAAGACATGTACACAACGGCGGTTCAGACGCGCGACCAGATCATCGACGCGTACAACCTCGCCTACCAGATGTCGCGAATGCCGCAGAACCTTTATCAGCGTTATAAATCAGACTTCTCGCAATGGACCAATCTGTCCGCGCCAAACACCTACGGCAACACTTCGGCATGGATTGATGCGCTGGACCTCGGAAGCCCAAGTCGCGCGCTTGCCGCCTACGAAAACGCGGTGATTCAGCCCGACACTTATCCAGAGATCAGTCTTTCTGCCCAGGATGCACCGACGCAGGCGGCCATCAAGAACCAGTATGCTACTTCCGAAATTGGACAAGGCACGCTAACCAGCACGCTCTCGACGCTCGGTACAATCCGATCAAATTCACAGGCATTCGCTCAAAAGCTGGCCAATCTCGAATCGGACACCTTCTCCACCGACCCTACGCAGCAGACCGAGATGGCTGTGTTGGGAAAGATCAACACCGCCACACTACTCCAAATCCGTTCGCAGCAGGACACGAACCAGATCCTCGCCGCTTCTGTCGCGCATCAGGCGCTCGCCGACAAGCAGCGCATGGACGAACAGAACCGGCTAATCAATCAAGCTGTGTATTTCCAGCAGAACTTCAACGTGACCATGCAACATGTCAGTGGCGGGGTGAGCGATGCCATTCGCTCGATCTCATTGAGCACGAACGCACACTAA
- a CDS encoding TrbI/VirB10 family protein gives MSEEKDKKSGRVPPAEEMVDIPELHDRRPKPEGVLPKQSQAYAIVGLAVLILMAVMFSKNQTKPATKPSAAGPAVSTEANRRNIEELQRELTEQQRKSEETQSRSSDIPVTNVATRSDAQANVARNSDIRQSEPPHDPMADAERTLSFKARFASNLVGMSDAVKQSSSTQSRDVVSDVGNESLAMSPSAKAQLVGTNTTEKTQSSNQKTSEVNVNSAYGQLYVLFEGTTIDTALVNRLDGEFSGPVKVMVTNPVYSQDRQHILIPEGTFLLGEVLKVSGFGQKRLTVTFHRMLMPDGYSVDLDQFLGLDQVGETGLKDKVNNHYPQIFGASIALGIISGAAEATTDGGYNQSGSDMYRQGVASSLSQESAHVLDRFINIPPTLTIREGHRIKVYLTQDLLLPAYENHTVPPNI, from the coding sequence ATGTCAGAGGAAAAAGACAAGAAGTCCGGTCGCGTTCCGCCCGCTGAAGAGATGGTGGACATTCCCGAATTGCACGACCGACGTCCGAAGCCTGAAGGTGTTCTGCCCAAGCAGAGTCAGGCTTACGCCATTGTCGGACTGGCCGTGCTGATCCTGATGGCGGTGATGTTCTCGAAGAACCAGACGAAACCTGCAACCAAACCTTCGGCGGCAGGTCCTGCCGTTTCGACGGAGGCGAACCGGCGCAACATCGAAGAACTGCAACGCGAGCTAACGGAACAGCAAAGAAAAAGCGAGGAAACACAATCGCGGAGCAGCGATATTCCAGTGACGAACGTCGCGACTAGAAGTGACGCACAAGCAAACGTTGCTCGGAACAGTGATATCCGGCAGTCTGAGCCTCCGCACGATCCGATGGCGGATGCCGAGCGAACACTGAGCTTCAAGGCGCGCTTCGCCTCCAACCTTGTCGGCATGAGCGATGCCGTGAAGCAATCTTCCTCTACACAATCACGAGATGTGGTCTCCGACGTCGGCAACGAATCACTGGCCATGTCGCCGTCCGCAAAGGCACAACTTGTCGGCACCAACACGACCGAGAAGACACAATCGAGCAACCAGAAAACATCGGAGGTGAATGTCAACTCCGCCTATGGCCAGCTTTATGTGCTCTTCGAAGGGACCACCATCGACACAGCGCTTGTCAACCGTCTCGACGGTGAATTCTCCGGGCCGGTGAAGGTAATGGTCACCAATCCCGTTTACAGCCAGGACCGTCAGCACATTCTCATACCGGAAGGCACGTTCCTTCTCGGCGAGGTGCTGAAGGTTTCCGGCTTTGGGCAGAAGCGGCTTACGGTCACATTTCATCGAATGCTGATGCCGGACGGCTATTCCGTTGACCTCGACCAGTTCCTCGGTCTCGACCAGGTCGGCGAGACCGGATTGAAGGACAAGGTCAACAACCACTATCCCCAAATCTTCGGGGCCTCGATTGCGCTCGGCATCATCTCTGGCGCGGCGGAGGCAACGACCGACGGCGGCTACAACCAGAGCGGCTCCGATATGTACCGGCAAGGTGTCGCATCGAGTCTCTCGCAAGAAAGCGCTCACGTCCTGGACCGCTTCATCAACATTCCGCCGACCCTCACTATCCGTGAAGGTCATCGGATCAAGGTTTATCTGACACAGGACTTGCTGCTGCCTGCATACGAAAACCACACGGTTCCTCCCAATATCTGA
- a CDS encoding TrbG/VirB9 family P-type conjugative transfer protein → MKIRFLSVICLLFGSALGFAQPTARVVKYHTNDIVSVKAKLRYTTLIQLPATEKILEVATGDKDFWIIDASGNYCFLHPAKEGIRSNLNLITDRGNVYSFTLDEVESGEPDLKVVIEPSDASSIAAVHSLPKYVPASEVESAKAQAQVAQTQAAQAIEQFRAEYPIRILKFDYRYRNDKPFNVDAIYQDGQFTYIKSTATEKFAIYELKDGKPNLINFQLRDGTYVISKVVDRGYLRIGKHKLAFERVNQ, encoded by the coding sequence ATGAAAATAAGGTTCCTATCCGTTATTTGCTTGTTGTTTGGTTCGGCCTTGGGTTTCGCCCAGCCGACCGCTCGTGTGGTGAAGTACCACACCAATGACATCGTCAGCGTGAAGGCAAAACTCCGCTACACGACGCTGATTCAGCTTCCCGCCACAGAGAAGATTTTAGAGGTCGCCACCGGCGACAAGGACTTCTGGATCATCGACGCCAGCGGCAACTACTGCTTTCTCCATCCCGCGAAAGAAGGCATTCGCTCCAACCTGAACCTGATCACCGACAGGGGCAACGTATATTCGTTCACGCTCGACGAAGTCGAATCTGGCGAACCCGACCTGAAGGTGGTGATTGAGCCTTCGGATGCTTCCTCCATTGCTGCCGTCCACAGCCTGCCGAAGTATGTTCCGGCATCGGAAGTCGAGTCGGCAAAGGCCCAGGCACAAGTGGCACAAACACAGGCGGCGCAGGCGATTGAGCAGTTTCGTGCCGAGTATCCCATCCGGATACTCAAGTTCGACTATCGCTACCGCAACGACAAGCCGTTCAACGTAGATGCCATTTATCAGGACGGCCAGTTCACCTACATCAAGTCCACTGCTACCGAGAAGTTTGCGATCTACGAACTGAAAGACGGCAAGCCCAACCTCATCAACTTTCAGTTGAGAGATGGAACGTATGTCATCTCCAAGGTTGTGGATCGCGGTTATCTCCGCATCGGCAAGCACAAGCTCGCCTTTGAACGGGTCAACCAATAA